A single Prochlorococcus marinus XMU1410 DNA region contains:
- a CDS encoding transglycosylase domain-containing protein — protein MQKIKLKSFVLIIPILIFSGISFYFFSLIFSTLKFDVSKNKKSRETKYSYVISSSDNKILSKLSRKFEIDNSYHKIPFFLKHSFISSEDKRFYKHNGIDLKSISRAVIQNIRSGYVKEGGSTITQQVARLLFLNNDLSFQRKIKEIFISLILEFRYNKNQILKLYLNNIYLGSGAYGVDEAAQVYFGKFIEELTLSEIGLIAGLAPAPSIYSPYQNLELAIKNRNKVLESMYVDGYISLADKNKAIKEKIKLNYQTADNFLDDKLLINFILQETDKKIGSKNDYKFLRIKSSINKDWQEKGQKISRYAGPKELEFGLLSIESNTGLIRTMITSKNPSINEYNRVISSVRPLGSTFKIIPYAAALIEGIKLSDKFEDLPICWESYCPKNFSEDYKGSISLIESFKSSSNIVPISITKIIGLKNIINLANSFGLGYEQEFEEFPSLAIGAYGDNLLNITNAYSAINNNGKMHSPEIIEKIESFKKQPIWENKSISKKILDLKINKKINKLLEKSVKEGTSKAAFIKGKKIYGKTGTSDGNKDLWFIGSIDKLTTGIWIGYDDNKESELSSGNAAYLWKQFISEIYKIPVKK, from the coding sequence GTGCAAAAGATTAAACTCAAATCTTTTGTTTTAATAATTCCAATATTAATTTTTTCTGGAATATCTTTTTATTTTTTTAGTCTTATATTTAGTACCTTAAAATTTGACGTTTCTAAAAATAAAAAGTCTCGGGAAACCAAATATTCTTACGTAATATCATCTTCTGATAATAAGATATTAAGCAAATTAAGCCGCAAATTTGAAATAGATAATAGTTATCATAAAATTCCATTTTTTCTAAAACATTCTTTTATATCTTCTGAGGATAAAAGATTTTATAAACATAATGGAATAGATTTAAAAAGTATTTCTCGTGCCGTTATTCAAAATATTAGAAGTGGTTATGTTAAAGAGGGAGGAAGTACGATTACACAACAAGTTGCTAGATTACTTTTTCTAAATAATGATTTAAGTTTTCAAAGAAAAATCAAAGAAATATTTATATCACTCATACTTGAATTTAGATATAACAAAAATCAAATTTTAAAATTATATTTAAATAATATTTATCTAGGATCAGGAGCATACGGGGTAGACGAGGCTGCCCAAGTTTATTTTGGAAAATTTATAGAAGAATTGACATTATCAGAGATCGGATTAATTGCAGGATTAGCTCCTGCTCCTTCAATTTATTCACCTTATCAAAATTTAGAACTAGCTATTAAAAATAGAAATAAAGTTCTTGAATCAATGTATGTTGATGGATATATTTCTCTTGCAGATAAGAATAAGGCTATTAAAGAAAAAATAAAGTTAAATTATCAAACAGCTGATAATTTTTTAGATGATAAATTACTAATAAACTTTATTCTTCAGGAAACAGATAAAAAAATTGGAAGTAAAAATGATTATAAGTTTTTAAGAATTAAATCTTCTATCAACAAAGATTGGCAAGAAAAAGGTCAAAAAATATCAAGATACGCAGGGCCTAAAGAACTTGAGTTTGGTCTGTTATCTATCGAATCAAACACAGGACTAATCAGGACAATGATAACCAGCAAAAATCCATCAATTAATGAATACAATAGAGTGATTTCATCTGTAAGACCTTTAGGTTCTACTTTTAAAATAATCCCTTATGCTGCTGCATTAATAGAAGGAATAAAATTAAGCGATAAATTTGAAGACTTACCAATATGCTGGGAAAGTTATTGCCCAAAAAATTTTTCAGAAGACTATAAAGGTTCAATATCTTTGATTGAATCATTTAAAAGTTCATCGAATATCGTTCCAATATCAATAACAAAAATAATCGGCTTAAAAAATATTATTAATTTAGCGAATTCATTTGGACTAGGTTACGAGCAAGAGTTTGAGGAATTCCCATCATTAGCTATTGGCGCCTACGGAGATAATCTTTTAAACATCACAAATGCATATTCTGCAATAAACAATAATGGGAAGATGCATAGCCCTGAAATCATAGAAAAAATAGAATCATTTAAAAAACAACCTATTTGGGAAAATAAATCTATTTCCAAGAAAATATTAGATTTAAAAATAAACAAGAAAATAAATAAACTTCTTGAAAAATCTGTAAAAGAAGGAACTTCAAAAGCAGCCTTTATAAAAGGAAAGAAAATTTATGGGAAAACAGGAACATCTGATGGAAATAAAGATCTCTGGTTTATTGGTTCCATTGATAAGCTTACAACAGGGATCTGGATAGGTTACGACGATAACAAGGAATCTGAATTATCTAGTGGGAATGCAGCTTATTTATGGAAGCAGTTTATATCTGAAATTTATAAAATTCCAGTTAAAAAATAA
- the chlG gene encoding chlorophyll synthase ChlG, protein MNDPKQLLGIKGASETSSIWKLRIQLMKPITWIPLIWGVICGAAASGNFEWTFSNVLASLACMLMSGPLLAGYTQTINDFFDKEIDAINEPNRPIPSGKISIKDVKIQIWVLLIAGLIVAFLLDLYAKHSFPSVLLLALGGSFVSYIYSAPPLKLKQNGWLGNYALGASYIALPWWAGQALFGKLTIVTAILTLAYSLSGLGIAVINDFKSVEGDSKLGLNSLPVVFGIKNASRISAGLIDIFQLAMVVVLVIIGQHLASVILVLLVIPQITFQDMWLLRDPLKFDVKYQASAQPFLITGMLVTALAIGHSFLVA, encoded by the coding sequence GTGAATGATCCAAAACAACTATTAGGAATTAAGGGTGCCTCTGAAACATCAAGTATATGGAAACTCCGTATACAGTTAATGAAACCCATAACGTGGATCCCTTTGATATGGGGGGTTATTTGTGGAGCAGCTGCAAGTGGGAATTTTGAATGGACATTTAGTAATGTTCTAGCTTCATTGGCATGTATGTTGATGAGTGGACCACTTTTGGCTGGTTATACCCAAACCATAAATGATTTTTTTGATAAAGAAATTGATGCAATTAATGAACCAAATAGACCAATTCCTTCTGGCAAAATTTCAATTAAAGATGTAAAAATACAAATCTGGGTATTACTTATAGCTGGTTTAATAGTTGCTTTTCTATTAGATTTATATGCTAAGCACAGCTTCCCCTCCGTCTTACTTTTGGCATTAGGAGGTTCCTTTGTTAGTTATATATATTCTGCTCCACCACTCAAATTAAAACAGAATGGTTGGCTTGGAAATTATGCATTAGGAGCATCTTATATAGCTTTACCTTGGTGGGCAGGACAAGCCTTGTTTGGGAAATTAACTATCGTGACAGCGATACTAACACTTGCTTATAGCCTCTCAGGACTTGGAATTGCTGTTATTAATGATTTCAAAAGTGTTGAAGGAGACTCAAAGCTAGGCTTAAATTCTCTACCAGTAGTATTTGGAATTAAAAATGCAAGTAGAATAAGTGCAGGACTAATTGACATTTTTCAATTAGCAATGGTTGTAGTATTAGTCATTATTGGTCAACATTTAGCCTCTGTAATTTTGGTTTTATTGGTAATTCCACAAATTACATTTCAAGATATGTGGTTACTAAGAGATCCTTTAAAGTTTGATGTCAAATATCAAGCAAGTGCCCAACCGTTTCTTATAACTGGAATGTTAGTTACAGCTTTAGCGATAGGACATAGTTTTTTAGTTGCTTAA
- the petP gene encoding cytochrome b6f subunit PetP encodes MAETKLLPKIGSKIKININKVKDRLPAKLIDQISSSPKAVITGYKMTDGRSIGITAKFQNGEQNWFFPEEIEKG; translated from the coding sequence ATGGCTGAAACAAAATTATTACCCAAAATCGGTAGTAAAATTAAAATTAACATTAACAAAGTAAAAGATAGACTACCAGCTAAATTAATTGATCAAATATCCTCTAGTCCGAAAGCCGTAATAACAGGCTATAAAATGACAGACGGCAGGAGTATTGGGATCACCGCAAAATTTCAGAATGGTGAGCAAAATTGGTTTTTCCCAGAAGAAATTGAGAAAGGTTAA
- the hisF gene encoding imidazole glycerol phosphate synthase subunit HisF gives MVALRLIPCLDVANGRVVKGVNFVNLRDSGDPVELACRYSDEGADELVFLDIRASVENRNTLVDLVSRTAKSVKIPFTVGGGIDSVSSINDLLRAGADKVSLNSSAVRNPYLISESSREFGNQCIVIAIDARRKVDKTDEWEVYVKGGRENTGIDVLSWAKKVEELGAGEILLTSMDGDGTQNGYDLNLTESVANIVDIPVIASGGAGCLEDIYDVFNEGRASAALLASLLHDKKLTLQEIKTFLLEKNLPIRPYE, from the coding sequence ATGGTAGCTCTTCGTTTAATTCCTTGTTTAGATGTCGCCAATGGCAGAGTCGTTAAAGGTGTAAATTTTGTTAACTTGAGAGACTCAGGAGATCCTGTTGAGTTGGCTTGTAGGTACTCTGATGAAGGGGCAGATGAATTGGTATTTTTAGATATTAGAGCAAGCGTGGAAAATAGGAATACATTAGTTGACCTTGTTTCTAGGACAGCAAAATCAGTAAAAATTCCTTTTACAGTAGGTGGAGGTATAGATTCTGTTTCTTCTATTAATGATCTTTTAAGAGCAGGAGCAGATAAAGTGAGTTTGAATTCCTCAGCTGTAAGAAATCCCTATTTAATTTCTGAAAGTTCTAGAGAATTTGGTAATCAATGCATCGTTATAGCAATTGATGCTCGAAGAAAAGTTGATAAGACTGATGAATGGGAGGTATATGTGAAAGGAGGGAGAGAAAATACTGGTATAGATGTATTAAGTTGGGCAAAGAAAGTTGAGGAGTTAGGCGCAGGGGAAATATTGCTTACTTCAATGGATGGTGATGGAACACAGAATGGATATGATTTAAATTTGACAGAATCTGTTGCAAATATTGTTGATATCCCAGTAATTGCATCCGGAGGGGCAGGTTGTTTAGAAGATATCTATGATGTTTTCAATGAAGGCAGGGCATCTGCCGCACTTTTAGCATCATTACTTCATGATAAGAAACTTACTCTACAAGAAATAAAAACTTTCCTTCTCGAAAAAAATCTTCCAATTAGACCAT